The Elaeis guineensis isolate ETL-2024a chromosome 5, EG11, whole genome shotgun sequence DNA segment AGTGGATCTCTTGATAGATGCTGTAAAAGGCCAGTATAGTGTCCAAGTAATGCCAAGTTTTGCTTGAACTTAGGAATCATGCTTGCACCTACTATGATACAAAGGATGTGATTCTGTTAAAATGGTTATTGTTTATCGGTAGTATTTGGATATCTAGTCTTGAACATCCTTTGATGTCAAATTTATTGCAGCTTCGACCAGGACATGTCTTTAATATCGAAGCAGGGAAACAGGCTCTAAGGAATATAAATGCACTTGCTTTGTTTTCCAACATTGAGGTGAACCCACGACCTGATGAAAAGAATGAAGGAGGAATCATAGTTGAAATAAAGCTGAAAGAACTGGAACAGAAATCAGCTGAAGTAAGCACAGAGTGGAGTATTGTACCTGGACGTCAAGGACGACCAACTTTGGTATTTTGACACTCTTCCTTTTCTCCTTACAACTTTATATTTTTAGCCTGGTGATATATGTCCATATTTCACATAATTTAGACTGTATGTATCCTAAATGTTTGGTCATCAAGCTATAAGTTAAGCAAGTCTACTCAAAAATTTGATGGCattccccttctttttttttttttttttcaggcatCAATTCAACCTGGTGGAACTGTTTCATTTGAACATCGGAATATCAAAGGGTTGAACAGATCCATAGTTGGCTCTGTGACATCCAGCAATCTACTTAATCCTCAGGTTCGTTGGTAATTATTTAATGGAGTATTGCTGTAAATTTAGCCTGCTTGAATTGACTTTCACCAGAATTTAAGTTTGCTTGGACCACAATTGAAGTTACATTGTTTCATTTTGTCCTTCCATTTgaggtaaagaaaaaaaaaacctttcattcttccttttttcttgctttctttctttaaatttttaatctaccAATGAATTTCTGATGCTAGCATTTCTTGCATTTTGTAAACATTTATGTCTGTTAAATACTTTCTGGGCTGCAATTTATTCTATATATATCACTAGAATCATAAAATATAAGGCATGATATACAAAGGGACCAAAAGGGTTAAAAGATATGAGAAAATTATTCCTCTCAAACATAATCAAGGCCACCAAGCTGTTCCTTATTTCTTTTCCCATTCTGTGGGTGTAGCTTCTTGCCTGCCCCTTATGGGTGATATATTTGTTATAATGTATGCCTCAGCCTTTCTAAAGATGTCTTATATTTGTTCTATTGTTATTTTCGGGGTGAAGAAAAAAGGAAATGTTTCTAGAGGGTCATGGCTTgcttgataggatattgacttgcttgtaatttttaaatatatttcttatcttgtagtaGTCATCTCCAAAAGGATCATATACTTAGTGCATATCAAAGTACTATCATGCACTAGATCAAAGTGATAATATAAACAAACAGAATAAATGTTCGAAAGATGAACCTATCGTTCTCTAATCTAGAACATTGTGGATTGACGGACATGGTTTAGACCTGTTAACCCATGTTTGTATGCAGAAAAATGTTATGCTAGATCAGAGCATGCATGTCAGTGTTTATGATTTAGAAGTTGTGAATCAAATATGTAAATGAGGTAATTCTCTTGCATCAAAGAATATATTTAAGACTGTTGGCCAAGTTAGGATAATTTAATCATTCCAATTATGGTAATGTGAATAGAAAAATACCAACCAAGCCTAGAATCAAGACTACGTATAAGAAGTAATGGATTTTTGGTTATTTGCATTTGCAGTTGTTATCTAGAAACTTCAGTATAATGGACCTCTCAAATTTGGATTCCTGAGAATGTTTCAACTAGTAAATAGATtacataattgatatgataatttctttattttctttcgacAATATATTGCATGTCTATGAACTAGTCAAATAAATAGTGAGTACATCATATGTAACTAAACAAatgtttgaaaatcaaaattgtaCATCAAAgcctaattttttaaaaactttttctatatcaaaaaaatttacataaatatttcttAAGAACATTAATCTGTTATTTGAATAACTGTATGGGTGAAGTGCTTGCTTTATCTGTATAAGAACTGGTATTAGTATTTGGCATGTATGATGGATGTGATGGATTCACAACATGAGGTAATTGGATGAATGGCTATGATCTCCCGGGTCAATATTATTTTCAGTAAATTTGATAAATATACTTCCTGTCAAATCTCATTTAGAGTGAATTTGGGAGAGTGTTGTTATTATGAAAATGGTATACATGTAAAAAGGGCTTGCCCATGGTTTGTGGAAGTTTGTGACTAGAATGAGGGGATGGAGATGCAGGGGCCTGCCCATGGGagcttgcattttcataattGCTCTCATATCTCAAATAATGTTTAATCTATGTGTAACTTTTTGCTTGTTTTGAAATGCATGGTTGCCAATAAGGTAGAACTCGCTAGGCACCCACCACTCTCAAAGTTTTCATTACTAAATCCGTGTCTAAATTTCCCTGCTAAGGAAGTGAAGCACCAATTCCTAGAGGTTTGAATGCCCCTCTCATAATAAATTTCCTTGCCAAGGAGTAGAATACCATTTTCTAGAGGTTTGAGATAAGGTTGACAATTACAAAATCTGCTAAATCTTTCTTAAAGATGCGGTATCTTATAGTTGTGCTCAATTGTTGATCCAATGGGAAAATGctaggaggatgatgatgattAGGCATGCAATTGAGCCGAGTTGAGTAGTTAAATGCTTAGCTTGACTCAATTCAAAATACTCGTGGTCGAAACTCAACTTAAGATCGATCGAGTCTTAATATTTTAAGCTCGAGTTTAGCTCAATGAAAAAAAGGCAACACTTGAGATTGACTCAAATATCAACGGAGCCATACCCAAGCTCAAGTTCGAGCTTGAATTCGAGCCTTAGGCtactaatatattttaaataaagataatattattaaaaaaaatataaactcgAATAAGCTCACAAGCTTTTGATCCGAGTATCTTGCTAATTGCTATTCAAGCTTGACTTGAAAAACTATTTAAGCTACTTGAGCTTGATAATGGCTGAGTCGAGTCGAGCTTGGAACCAAGTCCAGCTTAAGCAGTTTGCAAGTAGCTCGTCTCGTTTGCACTCCTAATGATGATGATGGGATAACATTTTATGGAAACAAACAACCATGCAATCATCAAGTGAAAAAGGGAAACGAAGTATGCCAATTCTTAGTAGACTAAAGGTCAGACTAACTGTCAGTTTAAACATATTAAGGGGGGTAATGACTTACAGTTAGGATCAGTGAATTATTGATTCATTGATTTGTTCTGATGTATGCCAAAAGTGGCAATAAGTATACATATTACTGCAAAATAAACACATTATGCAACAATCTTAGGTCTTTATTTCAGGTATAGGTTGGATGCATGCATAGCTGCATATATATTTGAAGATATTGAGTGTACACTTTATCTGTTCTGCATGACCTTTTAAATGGTTATGTTGGTGAAGAGGCTGGGGAGTTTTCTCGCTGCATCTTTGGGTCATTTTGTTGGTTGACTGCTTTCTCTTTGTTGTTCTATGTGCCTATTTATGCTATTAAATACAATCAACTTTTGTATTGATACAGGAGAATGCTaagaattattttttgtatttttcaaAACTTGGATGTGTCCACTTGATTATATACCATAAAAAAACTTGCTCAGAACTCTTGTATTCAGATTAGCAATGTGGTCATACTTGTCTGAAAATGCTATTATGTTCATTTTTTCCTAAAACACATATCATTTCCTTGACGAACCAGGTCCTACATTGTTGAGTCCATATTCATAAAAGCCTTAGGTAAGTCATATTTCCAAAATGTGGTGTGTGCACATGAGTTCATTTGCTGTTCGTCAGCTTGGATCAGCACAAAGATTACATTGTTCTTTTTGTTAATTTATGATCTGTGGATCTAGTTACCTAAATTTTTCACATGGGGAAAAGATAATAGGAAAAAGTATTTGTTACTATCAGCATAAAGTATCTGGCTTATTATTATTGCTGTTGTTGTTATTATGATCATCCTcgtcgtcatcatcatcatcattagtgCATCATACCAATTTGACTTCTAAAATTTCACAATGCTTGTTTAGGATGACCTATCCTTCAAGCTGGAGTATGTGCATCCGTATGTGGATGGCGTGTATAACCCTCGTAACCGCACATTCCGTGCTAGCTGCTTTAACAGCCGAAAGTTGAGTCCTGTTTTCACTGGTGGGCCAGGGCTGGATGAAGTTGCACCAGTATGGATTGACAGAGTGGGATTTAAAGCAAATATAACAGAGGTAGGAGTTGATGTTTTCTCTTAGCTCAATTCTCAAATTTATTGCAGTGAATTTATTCGTAGAAGGATCCTTTATAACATTCTATTAAATGTATTACTCAAATTTCAGGCCTTCACTCGACAAAGCAAATTCACTTACGGACTTGTGATGGAGGAAATCACAACTCGTGATGAAACTAGTAGTATATGTACTCATGGTGCTCGAGCACTTCCTACTGGTGGCTTAAGCATGGATGGACCTCCAACAACACTCAGTGGTACTGGTATTGACCGCATGGCATTTGCACAGGCAAATATTACTCGTGACAACACAAAGTTTGTAAATGGTGCAATCATTGGCGAGAGAGACGTCTTTCAGGTGTGCACTGTTAGTCTGCTTATCAGTTATTTTGAATTATTGGTAGAGTTCTGGCATGTTAAGTTTCTACTGTAAGCTGCTGTCAtggacacacacacatacagacagacagagagagagagagagatcctaAAATCCTATGAGTGGAATATGCTAAAATGTTTCATAGTAAGTTTTGGATGATTATTAATATGAATGTGTCACACATGCATGTGCATGCATACACAACCCATGCACATGTGCGCGCATGGGCGCACacaacacacagagagagagagagagagagagagatcctatGACCATCATATCCTGAAAGGTGACGTCGCAGTTTTGGAATTTTGGAggatttagattatttttatttctGGATGTTTTTATAGATCAGTTATTAATATGAATGCTATGCTGTATTTGAAATTGTGCTAGTGGCACCAATTTGTCAAATTACAGTAGGCAGATGGTCCCTTTTTACATAATAGAACTATTCTGAGGCAAACCCATGCTTTTAGATCTGTTTAGGATGGAAATTTCAATGTCCTCTTTGGATTATGTAATCCATTTTTGACTTATTCGTAAGTAATAAAACATTTTCTTTCCCGATATACATTTTCAAACTTTTCTTATCTTTTGATGGCTGCATTTCTCTTGGATTGCAGTTAGACCAAGGCCTTGGAATTGGCAGCAAATTCCCATTCTTCAATCGTCACCAGCTCACTGTGACCCGCTTCATTCCGTTGAAACAAGCAGAAGAAGGTGCTGGCAAGCCACCACCTCCTGTCTTGGTCCTTCATGGACATTATGGTGGTTGTGTGGGAGACCTCCCAAGCTATGATGCTTTCACACTCGGAGGGCCCTACTCAGTGAGGGGCTACAACATGGGCGAGCTGGGTGCCTGCAGAAACATTCTTGAGGTGAGCATAATGGGAGATCATTTTGCATATTAGCTCGACCTTTCAATTAAGATTGAGCATAAATGATACATGGTGCCTTTTCAATTAAGATTAAGCATAAATCATGATTCTGACAATTTCCACAATCATCATTACTGGTGATTGTAGATCGATCAACAGAACTGGGTGATTTTTCATTTCCATCACTTGAGATTTAACTATTCCTTTTCATATTGTTCAGCTGGCTACGGAGCTGCGGATCCCTGTGAGGAATACCCATGTATATGCATTTGCAGAACATGGGAATGATCTTGGTAGTTCAAAGGATGTCAAAGGAAACCCAACCGAGTTCTTCCGCCGGGCTGGACATGGCTCATCTTATGGTGTAGGCGTCAAGCTTGGGTTGGTAAGAGCAGAGTATGCAGTTGATCATAATGCCGGTACTGGTGCGATATTTTTTAGGTTTGGAGAGAGGTTTTGAGGGACGTTGCCTACGTCACGGATTAAGTTCCAAAATTTTTGCAGATGCTATGGTGATGCTAACCATATATTTGTTTCCAGGATGCCTGTCACTATTCCATGCAATCAGAGGCGTCTGCACTGTACTCTAGTTGATTTTTCGTATTCTGGAAAAAGTTTGTGAATCTTGCTTACTACTCCGGAACTTTATTGCAGCCATAATGGCACAGAACTGATGACGAGGGAATTTGCTTAATGCAATATAAAATTGAACAAGtcttgttattttttattttttaatacaaatCGTTGATCACatcaatttaatataaatataatttaaaaaattagaatataaaatatccTGCAGGGTTTGGGGGCAGTTCGTTGATTAAATGTTAGGTTTAGTTTTTGGTGTATTCGGTAACAAAGATGCAACTTAATTTGAGGCACTGTTTTCAGAAGATGTGCCGAACAAATGTTGTAATAGAATGACAAAGGGATCTCCATAGAGGAGAGGATGAATATTTTGATGCTTCACCTTATTTCGGATGTAGTTGATGATTGTGATAGAGCTGTTCGCAACAAAGATTTTTTTCATTTGTAGTTTTTATCTCGTGCAAATAATGTCCACTTAAGCGGCATGAAGATCTTTTTGGGGATGGACGTCTTAAAAAGATGTGAGCTTCATATAGTCAACAATCTAGCATGCGAGTTCTAGATGACATAGCTTGCACAATCTCTGCCATTCCCAACAGTGCCATTGATATTGATTTTGACAAATCTTGGAGGACGCTTCTAGAAAATTAAAAGAAATCTTTGGGTCGCTGCAAGCACAGTAAGGGTAGGGCCGGTAAAATATGATCCGACCTATCAATTCAATCCATGTATAACTCATTTAATATTTGgatcatatttagattttagatattggatccgtttaacttgtttaacctgtttaatatttAGGTCTGGTTAAGTCAGatatttgtttaatttatttaacatatttaatctgtttaagatttgtttaacttgtttaaaatatacttaatctgtttctgacctatttaacccGATTTGTTTAAAAACTACTCaatctatttctgacccatttaattcgacctgttaacctgtttaatccatttaatctaatttgacctATTCAATAAATAAGTTAAATGAGTTGAGTTGGATTatatgtttaataaataggtcaagttcagatctaaatttttgacatGTTTAATGAACAGATCGGATTTGAATTGACGATATTCTGATCCAAACTGCATTAACCCCACCCATATCAATCCGACCTGACCTAATTGCCACCCCTAAGTAAGAGAATCTCAGGAACTCGGGACAACAAAGATCATACCAGCAATATTGAAACGGCTGTACTCCGTAGCTAAACAACAGGCTTTCTCTAGCATCTGATGCGGAGGTACAACCTTGGCTTCATAGATTAGGCTATTCTTAGATAGCCAAATCTGATAGGCAACGTATGCCATCCTACCATCCCAGGATGAATCTTCGACCATACTTTGACAAATTGCATCTAGGAAGGACGCCAAGGGCCACATTATCCCCTAAGACTAACCACCCACCATCCTCCAAATTAAACTCATCATCGAACAACAAAGGAAGACATGCTCTATTGACTCATCCTCCAGTTCACAGACTGGATAGATAGTTGGAACAAGTCTTGTTGAGTGTTGAAGATCTAGATAGTAGGCTAAGTTTTCTGAAATCCGGAGATCCGGTATCCTTGCAACCAGAGTGGGGACTTATGATATGGCCGTCATATTTTTACCATCAGGATAATTGTAGAAAAACCTAATATATTGATTGCTCGTATGTTGCTCTTTTAAAATTAATAGGTTGAAATTTGATATTTCCATATATTAAGGACTTGGATTTTGTTATAAGTAGAAAATCTTTGGTGCCCGAATCGAATACACTAGCTAATCTGGATCACGATCGACCTAAGAATCGACCGCTGACCCATACATCAGCTGCTAATCGATGCATCGGTCGCTGACCCTTATCTCCTATAGCCACCATGCTTTGATCATCAATCTCTGCTTCGACCGACCTCTGCTTTGATTGATAAATTTGGAAAGGTTGATCAAGAGATCTCATGTATCCTATTAAACCATGCGACCGTCAAGAGTAGCTGGCCACAGACCAGATAAGGCAACTACAACTATCAAATCCTAAAAATTAGGTCGAAAATTTTGGAATGACATGCCTGAAGAAATCGAATAGCCTCCGACAACTCTTATCTTGTACAGCTCTCATCtcgatctataaatagaggtgatCAGATGATCTCAAGATATGCAATCTCTCTCTTGAGTGCTCCTTTCCATCTATTCTGGAAGTTCTGATTTGAGTGTCGGAGAATCTTTATTGGAGCTAACTCCGATCAGAAATTTATTTTACAGATCCGATCACCATCAGCTTGCGAATTATCATCTAACTCCAATCAATCCAGCTCAAGCCAAAAATCTGCAGCAACGAATTAACATTGAAGGAAGGATTAGACTCACTTTTAGGAAGAAGTACGAGATCTGTAACTAAGCTGCCATAAAGAACTTCCTCACGACGTTCCAACGCCATGATGAGCCGGTCAGTCAAAAATCCAATTGAAAACCATTCTCCGACTTAACAATTGGAGATGCCTCTGCAACCCTCTCAACTGACTGCAAGGGTGGATCAGGACCAATTCAACATACTGATTATCTAAGTACAAACATTGACCGCAGCAGTCAACGTCATGTAACAAACAAACTCAGCACAGGAGGCATCTTGGCAGCAACCAACTCAGCCTCCCCTTCGAAGTCCACCTCCCCTTTGAAGTCCAGAGATGGAAAGACAGATATGATTAAGTCGATTTCAAAGTTCCGAGCAGAGAAGATGTTCTCCTACTCCTCACTTTGATAAGAGATTTACTCCAGATTGATCTCCATCGCACCATATAGAAGTTTACATGATCCGTGACGTCGATAAGGAGCACAAACTCTAAGAGATGAACTAAAAATCTTGTAGAAATCATTAGTTTGAACCTTTCTAACTGTTTAAATGagattggattaggtctatttttttttttgagtattcaAAAAGTCATTGCGGTTCGAATCTCATagggcccaaaaaaaaaaatatcaaaaaaaaaaaaactcagctttttttttttcctctctcgaCTTATGGGACTCAGACCGGCCTACTGCTATGCTTTTCCATGTATAAAGACAAACGGGGTTAGGCTTTATCTAGATGGCTATGCGATTTTGGGCTCATTCATCCAAACAGGGGTTTCCGACGAGGAGGAGGAAGTACCGGCGCTTTCGGCGGTCTGTTCGGTAGGAAGTACCGGCTGCCGCATCCAGTCGAGGGCGTCTGAAGCCATGGCTCGACTCGCGTTCCTCTTGGAGTACAAGACATGACCCACGCCGTTCATCAAGAACTGCACTCCACGGTATTGAGGGCGGTTCTTGTGCGGCTGCCAATGGCGGAGGAGGAGATCAGCACTTCGAGATTTCGGCGGCGGAACGACAGGCTTTTTCGGGATTTCCCAGCGCCGGCGCTCCCACTTTTCGGACTGTCCGACCCACAGGAGCCCGGCCTCGGCCGCGGAAGTGTCAATCAGATAACCCTGCAATCAAACAGCCGCCTTTGATATTTTTGAGACAAATCCCACACCAGCGAGAGCATAAAAGGGTTTAACTTACATTTAGacgctggctttgttatcatagaTATCAAGTGTAGGAGGAGATCCTACGAGGATGTGTAAAGCAAATGCCAGCCATTGGATCGCCCAGATCAGTTACTTCTCTCGCCAAGGTCTCCACAAGGAGACCCTACATGTCTTCCACCGACTTCTTACCCAAGGCCTCAGACCCGACCGTTACGTCCTTCCCAGCGTTCTCCGGGCCTGTGGCAACCTCTCTGACCTGAAAAGCGGAAGAACAGTGCACAATTTGGTCACCCGTTCTCTGCTCGATTCCGATGCTTTCATTGGTAGTGCTTTGATTGATATGTACTCCAAATGCGGTAAACTTCATAGTGCTCGGAGGGTGTTTGACGGAACGGCTGAGAAGGATCTCGTGGTGTGGAATTCCATGGTCTCGGGCTATGCCCATGGAGGCCTAGCAGAAATTGCCATGGTCCTACTCATAAAGATGAGATCTTTAGGAGTAAAACCAGATTTAGTGACATGGAATGCACTGATTTCTGGGTTCTCTCGGATGGGCAATGATGCGATGGCCATGGATCTGTTCAGATCAATGCAGATTGATGGAGTGGAGCCCGATGTTGTTTCTTGGACTTCAATTATATCAGGTTTTGTGCTCAATTTCAAGTACGGCGAGGCTTTTGGGATGTTCAGGCAAATGGAAGTGGTTGCAGGAATGAGGCCAAGCTCCGTAACAATTAGTAGTCTTTTGCCAGCTTGTGCCAATGTTGCGGACCTGAGACATGGAAAAGAGATTCATGGTTATGCTGTGCTAACAGGGGTGGACAAAGATTTGTTCGTCAGTAGTGCTCTTGTTGACATGTACGCCAAGTGTGGGCTTATATCGGAAGCAGTCAGGATTTTTGATAAGATGGAGAAGAGAAGTACCGCTTCGTGGAATTCTATGATTTTCGGATATTCAAACCATGGATACTGTGAGAATGCAATCGGGCTTTTCTATCAGATGCAAAATGAGCATGTGAGACCTGACCATCTTACCTTCACGGCAGTCTTTACAGCTTGTAGTCACGCTGGAATGGTCGAACTAGGAAAGCATTTATTCATTTTAATGCAAGAATATCATGGGATTGAGCCACGGTTGGAGCATTATGCTTGCATGGTGGACTTGCTCGGCAAAGCAGGGAAGCTTGCGGAGGCTTATGATCTCATCAAGGGAATGCCTATTGAGCCAGATTCTTTTGTGTGGGGAGCTTTGTTAGGGGCTTGCCGGCGCCATGGCAATGTCCAGCTTGCTAAGACTGCGGCTTTGCATCTGTTTGAAATCGAGCCACAGAGTGCAGGAAGCTGTATAATATTGTCGAGCATGCTTCTCGATGCTGGGAGACAGGCAGATGCTGTCAAGATGCAGAAATTGATGAAGAAAAAGAACATGAAAAAGTTCCATGGGTACAGTTGGATAGAATCTACCTGATTTAATATGAAATGGTTGTGGAAAAAAAAACTGTAGTTTATTTATTCTGCGCATTGCTATGTGCATTTGGAAACAGCTACATATACTATTTTATTGTTGGCCATGCTTGTTGAACAAGGATTGATTTCGTGGCTTGATTCTATGGAACAAAGGCAGGTCTTTCTAATGATACCAAGGAAAAATATAAACAAACAGGAAAGATCTTCGGGCATAATTTAAGGAAATCAGTAAAAGAAGGGAGAGTAATACGTCTGACAGCAGGTGTCTTCCAATAGATGGATCTGTGCCAATTCAAAGTGAAAATTCAGCAATATTTGGTAAACACAATCATATGGACATATAGTTCTGATGGCGCATCAACAACTTCTGGATAACAGCAGGTCTGAAGACAGAATAAAGAGATATATAAAGGGGCTTGTACAGTGCATCTCAATGGATAAGGGATATCATTTGACGTTGATGATATGGGGAAATAAAATAGAAGAAAGAAGGGCGCAAAATTTTCTAAAAGATGGGCGCAAAATTGATGAATGCAGAGAAGAGATGGGCTGAACAACCTGGTAGTAACTTTTAAACAGAAATATGCGTTGTTTCTTCGATGGAAGAAAAATGTCTATTGTGAACTTGATTTGGAGCCTCAACTTGTAAAGAAATGCTGTGGGTGGAAGCAGATTAAAGACAAAGAAATAATAGTCCCCAAGGTTGATCCTTAGCAAGCTTCATCTGGTGTCTCAATCGTCAATCGAACCAGTTGTGTTTGAAGCATCCTACATAGAATTATGCACAAATAAGAGGTCATCAAACATCAATGATGGATGTGAAGGCATTGTAAGGCTCTCCGAAATACAAACAAATGGTGAGCAAGCGACTGGAGATGGAGCAGAAGAAAATTAAGCTATAAAATTATTGTAGAAGTTGAAAATTGCTGCCTGAAAAGGCCTTTAAACTCCGTTGAAATAGAAATAGGCAGAGGTATCAAATGGCATTCAAGGATATTAATAAGCATGTCtagcttcttcttcctcttcttctccctttttctctttttttttttcctttctttttttcttttcttttccattctttccctttttttcttgagagagagagagagatgcagtTCTGTCATCTTAACATCAGAAGTTGTACCGGACAAATGCATTGTTATACTATTTTGCTGCAAAGCCTTGCCTATGTTTTTTCAGAAAAAGGTCTAAAATATTTACGTGATTTTATCATAACTTACTCCAGAATCTATAGCTGGAGTGTCCCTACAGGATATTGATGTATGCTGCTCATATCCATTACTAAATATTGAACATTGCCCTGTAAATTCTATGCAGCAAAATGTTGTAGAGATTATACAATTGGCCTTAACATGGTCTCAgccatctctccttttttttttttttcctaacttaaacaaaatcctgatttaatttCTAAGTTAGACAAAATAGTCCTCCTAACAGTGGCCATCATACTCCCTCCTAACAGTGGCCTCTAGAGCTACGATTGGTTAGTCATTCTTTATTAGAATTTTATTAGGTTGCAGTTTAATTTTCTTCTGGAACACCTTACAGCAGTATTTTATATATCGTAAGCTACCTAGATGAGAGGAAGGAATGCACTTTCACGCAATTCTATGATCTTCGGATTTGCTAATCATGAACATTGTGACATTGCAATCAGGCTTTTCACTCTAATGCAAAAGGTGGGTATCAGACCTGACAATTTAACATTCCGACGGCTTGTAGTCATGTTGTGATGGCTGAACTGGGAAAGAGTTTATTCATTTTTGAATGAAAATGAAATAttagaagaaggactctcctttagAATGAAATATGTCCTACCATTTTTCAATATTAAAGAATTCTACCTCAAATGAAATACTATTTTTGAGAAAAATACTTTAAATGAAAATGGTAGAAGGAAATACCTTCAAGCAAGCTGGAATTATCAGACAGCTGGAAGGTAGACTCAGTACAAGATCAAGTAATCTAACAGTGAAACAAGGTTTTTTTATAAGAATAGTGAAACAAGGTTTGAGTTGCGGAATTTGAACTGCATCAATCAACAGCAAGTCTGATTGATACATTCCAGTACCTGACATTTGTTGAGAATCACATGATCTAACCAAGTTTTGTCAAACAACTGAATTTCAGAGCGCCAGATACAAATTATGCTCACAGGGTATTCTTGAGAGAAAATAAGTGAAAGTCATGTTTATTATTTCTCAGCATGCATTGGCCTTTTTGTGACAGTACAATGGAACCATTTAAGTTCTATTGTACAAGATTAATGGATGGAATGCTAATTAGGCTTGCTTTTTGGATGGTGCATCAACAGGAAGTGGACCCAAAGGTTGACAATTCTGTCATTGACGATGATCAAGGACCGGAACGGGGAAGATTCTTAACTGTGCCTTTT contains these protein-coding regions:
- the LOC105044361 gene encoding protein TOC75-3, chloroplastic; this translates as MAFCARKLPLGAQIPPSGYVGHRRSASTSTSASAADASTPVTAAHHPECVLSAKTPSPKSPTNSTRKKTVVLISSSALAAGGFLLHLSTPGPPPGSTGGGGGGGGGGWGWGGFRGGDGGGFWSQIFSPLSAIANEEDPAASGGPEWDTHGLPANIVVPLSKLSGFKRYKISEILFFDRRRATTVAGTEDSFFEMVSLRPGGVYTKAQLQKELETLASCGMFEKVDLETKTKPDGTLALTVSFVESTWQSADSFRCINVGLLPQTKQMEMDADMTDREKLEYFRNQERDYRKRIERSRPCLMPTPVQREVLQMLREHGRVSARLLQRIRDQVQKWYHDEGYACAQVVNFGNLNTREVVCEVVEGDITQLVIQFQDKLGNVCEGNTQLAVIRRELPKQLRPGHVFNIEAGKQALRNINALALFSNIEVNPRPDEKNEGGIIVEIKLKELEQKSAEVSTEWSIVPGRQGRPTLASIQPGGTVSFEHRNIKGLNRSIVGSVTSSNLLNPQDDLSFKLEYVHPYVDGVYNPRNRTFRASCFNSRKLSPVFTGGPGLDEVAPVWIDRVGFKANITEAFTRQSKFTYGLVMEEITTRDETSSICTHGARALPTGGLSMDGPPTTLSGTGIDRMAFAQANITRDNTKFVNGAIIGERDVFQLDQGLGIGSKFPFFNRHQLTVTRFIPLKQAEEGAGKPPPPVLVLHGHYGGCVGDLPSYDAFTLGGPYSVRGYNMGELGACRNILELATELRIPVRNTHVYAFAEHGNDLGSSKDVKGNPTEFFRRAGHGSSYGVGVKLGLVRAEYAVDHNAGTGAIFFRFGERF
- the LOC105044362 gene encoding pentatricopeptide repeat-containing protein At5g59600, with amino-acid sequence MCKANASHWIAQISYFSRQGLHKETLHVFHRLLTQGLRPDRYVLPSVLRACGNLSDLKSGRTVHNLVTRSLLDSDAFIGSALIDMYSKCGKLHSARRVFDGTAEKDLVVWNSMVSGYAHGGLAEIAMVLLIKMRSLGVKPDLVTWNALISGFSRMGNDAMAMDLFRSMQIDGVEPDVVSWTSIISGFVLNFKYGEAFGMFRQMEVVAGMRPSSVTISSLLPACANVADLRHGKEIHGYAVLTGVDKDLFVSSALVDMYAKCGLISEAVRIFDKMEKRSTASWNSMIFGYSNHGYCENAIGLFYQMQNEHVRPDHLTFTAVFTACSHAGMVELGKHLFILMQEYHGIEPRLEHYACMVDLLGKAGKLAEAYDLIKGMPIEPDSFVWGALLGACRRHGNVQLAKTAALHLFEIEPQSAGSCIILSSMLLDAGRQADAVKMQKLMKKKNMKKFHGYSWIEST